A single window of Carassius auratus strain Wakin chromosome 9, ASM336829v1, whole genome shotgun sequence DNA harbors:
- the LOC113108059 gene encoding enhancer of polycomb homolog 2-like, protein MTTLLKSVYDYWVRKRKNCRGPSLHPSDQAGEERWLQQTTMLTWPFRRRTEKMQTRKYACVLCFVMHSSNNAKAEERVQPNHEHPGDDQEERKEQTRAAASDAGVFEKRYQIGDFSGEILNEVTVPLAEKTIYPAPISLPLSSRHKTESKIKSHKSGPKHFHPFTVKPELHFDFVRSHKKYNKRPRLDTFHQPGRAERQQTINKADIKQYDFHSSGEEDYPLSPASEPDEENDPDGIFAFRRKAGCSYHAPLVDQSCSPHRQQTGPERLWQPNCLTALSVPRRCIAVAHGRVGRGGRVVLDRTSSDLDRALRHLDPDMFYPSTDSIVPDVPVHTNTNSHNPQRSLTQLLSDIQACRWKFFRPRPLQENARGEDKKGTPQVEKGGAPPLSNRVSGGFTEEQFHSHQQQLVQMHKQLQQQELQQNSTAPELHTHLPNTASSDCKSKTLDSASAHFAASAVVNTPNNENRPQMASVNGVLPNSGSFRQAKLNRSVQSGDGGESGSLVRMTNASSPQLPVPQSLPHGHGHLSTVSAVSPAQTHHGARLCAPSPSALKLASVARSLDRVPKVTPTSAIDVARENHEPERLALNGLSETTVAMEVT, encoded by the exons ATGACTACCTTGTTGAAGTCAGTGTATGACTACTgggtgaggaagaggaagaactgCAGAGGCCCATCGCTTCATCCCTCAGATCAAGCAGGAGAAGAGAGATGGCTCCAGCAAACAACGATGCTTACGTGGCCCTTCAGGCGTCGCACAGAGAAGATGCAGACTAGGAAGTATGCATGCGTTCTGTGCTTCGTCATGCATTCCTCAAACA ATGCTAAAGCTGAGGAGAGAGTTCAGCCGAACCATGAGCATCCTGGAGATGATCAAGAAGAGAGAAAAGAGCAAACGAGAGCTGCTGCATCTGACGCTGGAGTGTTTGAGAAAAG ATATCAGATTGGAGACTTCTCAGGAGAGATTCTGAATGAGGTCACTGTACCTCTAGCAGAGAAGACCATTTACCCTGCGCCCATATCCTTACCCTTAAGCAGTCGGCACAAGACAGAGAGCAAAATTAAG TCACACAAATCCGGGCCCAAACACTTCCACCCCTTCACAGTCAAGCCTGAGCTTCACTTTGACTTTGTGCGTTCCCATAAAAAGTACAACAAGAGGCCCAGACTTGATACATTTCACCAGCCTGGTCGGGCAGAGCGACAGCAAACCATCAACAAGGCAGACATTAAACAATATGATTTCCACAGCTCTGGAGAGGAGGATTACCCATTG TCTCCAGCTTCAGAGCCAGATGAAGAGAATGATCCTGATGGAATCTTTGCCTTCAGACGGAAAGCTGGCTGCAGTTACCACGCT CCGCTGGTGGATCAGAGCTGCTCTCCTCACAGGCAGCAGACGGGTCCGGAGCGACTGTGGCAGCCGAACTGTCTCACCGCTCTCTCTGTGCCCAGACGCTGCATCGCAGTGGCTCACGGGAGGGTGGGCAGAGGTGGCAG GGTTGTTTTGGATCGCACCTCATCAGATCTGGACCGTGCCCTCAGGCATCTGGACCCTGACATGTTTTATCCCTCCACTGACTCTATTGTGCCTGACGTCCCCGTCCACACAAACACGAACTCTCACAACCCTCAGCGCTCACTGACTCAGCTCCTGAGTGACATCCAGGCCTGCAGGTGGAAGTTTTTCCGCCCTCGGCCGCTGCAGGAGAACGCGAGGGGTGAAGACAAGAAAGGGACTCCGCAGGTGGAAAAAGGTGGAGCACCGCCGCTCTCTAACCGTGTGTCAG GTGGATTCACAGAAGAACAGTTTCACtcccatcagcagcagctggTTCAGATGCACAAACAGTTACAGCAGCAGGAACTCCAGCAGAACTCGACCGCACCAGAGCTGcacacacacctgcct AACACGGCGTCATCTGACTGCAAGTCTAAGACTCTGGACTCGGCTAGTGCACACTTTGCTGCCTCTGCTGTGGTCAACACCCCCAACAATGAAAACAGGCCCCAGATGGCTAGTGTCAATGGCGTTCTTCCCAATTCAG GAAGCTTTAGACAAGCCAAATTGAACCGTTCTGTACAGAGTGGAGATGGTGGTGAGTCAGGCTCTTTAGTACGGATGACGAATGCATCTAGCCCACAGCTGCCCGTCCCGCAGTCTCTGCCTCACGGCCACGGGCACCTGAGCACCGTGAGCGCTGTGTCACCTGCCCAAACGCACCACGGTGCACGCCTGTGCGCCCCTTCACCCTCAGCCTTAAAGTTGGCCAGTGTTGCTAGGAGTCTGGACCGGGTACCCAAAGTCACCCCCACTAGTGCCATCGACGTTGCCAG AGAGAATCACGAACCAGAGAGACTGGCTCTCAATGGATTATCAGAGACCACAGTCGCCATGGAGGTCACATAG